In Bradyrhizobium lablabi, one DNA window encodes the following:
- a CDS encoding DUF1178 family protein, with protein MIRYHLRCDRGHAFDSWFQSSSAYESQEKRRLVNCPACGSAKVERAIMAPQIVSKKGRDIAAPEPAAAPATDVAAPASTPLMMAQERELRAKLKELRDHIVKNADNVGERFPNEARKMHYGDIEHRPIYGEASPDEARALIEEGVEVSPLPVLPDDRN; from the coding sequence ATGATCCGGTATCACCTACGCTGCGACCGCGGCCATGCGTTCGACAGCTGGTTTCAATCCTCTTCGGCTTACGAAAGCCAGGAGAAACGCAGACTGGTGAACTGCCCGGCGTGCGGCTCGGCCAAGGTCGAGCGCGCCATCATGGCCCCGCAAATCGTCAGCAAAAAAGGCCGCGATATCGCGGCTCCCGAGCCTGCCGCTGCCCCCGCCACCGATGTCGCCGCACCCGCGTCAACGCCGCTGATGATGGCGCAGGAGCGCGAGCTGCGCGCCAAGCTTAAAGAGTTGCGCGATCACATCGTGAAGAACGCCGACAATGTCGGCGAGCGCTTTCCGAACGAGGCGCGGAAAATGCACTACGGCGATATCGAGCATCGCCCGATCTACGGCGAAGCCTCGCCCGACGAGGCGCGCGCCTTGATCGAGGAAGGCGTCGAGGTCTCGCCGTTGCCGGTGCTGCCGGACGACCGCAACTGA
- a CDS encoding ComF family protein, whose product MDAEASPSRSIAHRLRGALGACHSAWRHAARLALDIALPTLCVACREPVAGEGVCASCWAKLSFIAPPYCPRLGIPFVYDPGPDLLSMEAIASPPAYARARAAVRYDDVARTLVHALKYQDRTDLAPAMGRWMARAGHELLRDADALVPVPLHWRRGWSRRYNQSGALARVIERQSGVKLASEALRRVRPTQQQIGLSRAQRATNVQGAFKVAPERTADVQGRRLILIDDVLTSGATVDACARALLRAKALSVDVLVFARVVDTHKAPI is encoded by the coding sequence ATGGACGCCGAGGCATCACCATCCCGTTCCATCGCTCACCGTTTGCGCGGCGCGCTTGGCGCCTGCCACAGCGCGTGGCGGCATGCGGCGCGGCTGGCGCTCGACATCGCGTTGCCGACTTTGTGCGTCGCCTGCCGCGAGCCGGTCGCCGGCGAAGGCGTCTGCGCCTCGTGCTGGGCGAAGCTGTCGTTCATCGCACCGCCTTATTGTCCGCGGCTCGGGATTCCCTTTGTCTACGATCCCGGTCCCGATCTGCTGTCGATGGAAGCGATTGCTAGTCCCCCGGCCTATGCACGCGCGCGTGCCGCGGTGCGCTATGACGACGTCGCGCGCACGCTGGTGCATGCGCTGAAATACCAGGACCGCACGGATCTCGCCCCGGCCATGGGCCGCTGGATGGCGCGGGCCGGGCACGAGCTGTTACGCGACGCCGACGCGCTCGTTCCGGTGCCGCTGCATTGGCGGCGCGGCTGGAGCCGGCGCTACAACCAGTCCGGCGCGCTCGCGCGCGTCATTGAACGCCAGAGCGGCGTCAAACTCGCCTCCGAGGCGCTGAGGCGGGTGCGGCCGACGCAGCAGCAGATCGGCCTGTCGCGGGCACAGCGGGCGACCAATGTGCAGGGCGCCTTCAAGGTCGCGCCCGAGCGCACAGCCGACGTCCAGGGCCGCCGCCTGATCCTGATCGACGATGTGCTGACCTCGGGCGCCACGGTTGACGCCTGCGCGCGGGCATTGTTGCGCGCGAAAGCCTTATCCGTCGACGTGCTGGTGTTCGCGCGGGTTGTGGACACCCACAAAGCTCCCATATAA
- a CDS encoding EamA family transporter → MSIATLWIPFTIIAALGQVARNAMQRQLTGPLGTWGATNIRFLFGFPFSLVFFALVLSASGDHVPWPTAVFWLWLLLGALSQIVGTGLMLLAMNDRSFVVTTAYLKTEAIQTAIFGFVFLGDHLTVLKVIAILIATAGVVIAALRPGAEKGFADLKPTLIGLAAAAAFALSAVGFRGAVIVVPGVSFVTAASYTLVLGLFLQTLILTIYLLARAPDLLGKILSLWKPSMFAGFVGAFASQFWFLAFALTAAANVRTLALVEVLFAQGVAYYSFKQPLSVRELSGIALIVVGVALLVLA, encoded by the coding sequence ATGTCCATCGCCACGCTCTGGATTCCCTTCACCATCATTGCTGCGCTGGGGCAGGTGGCGCGCAATGCGATGCAGCGGCAGTTGACGGGGCCGCTTGGCACCTGGGGCGCGACCAATATCCGCTTCCTGTTCGGGTTTCCGTTTTCGCTTGTGTTCTTCGCCTTGGTGCTGTCCGCAAGCGGCGACCATGTGCCGTGGCCGACGGCGGTGTTCTGGCTGTGGCTGCTGCTCGGCGCGCTCAGCCAGATCGTCGGCACCGGATTGATGCTGCTCGCGATGAACGATCGCTCCTTCGTGGTGACGACGGCCTACCTGAAGACCGAGGCGATCCAGACCGCGATCTTCGGCTTCGTGTTTCTCGGCGATCATCTCACCGTGCTCAAGGTGATCGCGATCCTGATCGCGACCGCCGGTGTCGTCATCGCCGCGCTGCGGCCGGGCGCGGAGAAAGGTTTTGCCGATCTGAAGCCGACGCTGATCGGACTGGCCGCTGCTGCTGCGTTTGCGCTGTCGGCGGTCGGCTTTCGCGGCGCGGTGATCGTGGTGCCCGGCGTCTCGTTCGTGACGGCCGCGTCCTACACCCTGGTGCTCGGGCTGTTCCTTCAGACCCTGATATTGACGATCTATCTTCTGGCCCGCGCGCCCGACCTGCTCGGGAAAATCCTGAGCTTGTGGAAGCCTTCGATGTTCGCGGGCTTCGTCGGCGCCTTCGCCTCGCAATTCTGGTTCCTGGCGTTTGCGCTGACGGCGGCCGCCAATGTGCGCACGCTGGCGCTGGTCGAAGTGTTGTTCGCGCAAGGCGTTGCGTATTATTCGTTCAAGCAGCCGCTCTCGGTGCGCGAACTTTCGGGGATTGCGTTGATCGTCGTGGGCGTCGCGCTATTGGTGCTTGCCTAA
- a CDS encoding methyltransferase domain-containing protein, giving the protein MVPNPNTAPTLFDRALLRARQSRALGLGPATFLLDRVAEDLEERLHAVLRDFADVADIGTPGEGLRAPLSERFKSITHVDLSEQETLSLQPESLDLALSALAFQFVNDLPGVLAQIRRALKPDGLLLAAMIGGETLTELRQSFAAAEAEREGGVSPRVAPFADLRDVGSLLQRAGFALPVTDVDRIVVRYDDAFALMADLRRMGATNVLFERRRTPTRRATLLRMAQIYGERFADGDGRIRATFDVIWLSGWAPHESQQQPLRPGSAKASLAEAVRRPRR; this is encoded by the coding sequence ATGGTCCCGAACCCGAACACCGCGCCCACCCTATTCGACCGCGCCTTGTTGCGGGCACGACAATCGCGCGCGTTGGGGCTGGGTCCCGCCACCTTCCTGCTCGACCGCGTTGCCGAAGATTTGGAAGAACGGTTGCACGCGGTGTTGCGGGATTTTGCCGACGTCGCCGATATCGGGACGCCGGGCGAGGGGCTGCGAGCGCCGTTATCCGAACGCTTCAAGTCCATTACCCATGTCGATTTGTCGGAACAGGAAACGCTCTCCCTCCAGCCGGAATCGCTCGACCTTGCGCTCTCCGCGCTGGCTTTTCAGTTCGTCAACGACCTGCCCGGCGTGCTGGCGCAAATCCGCCGCGCGCTAAAACCCGACGGGCTGTTGCTGGCGGCGATGATCGGCGGCGAGACGCTGACTGAACTCAGGCAATCCTTTGCCGCGGCGGAAGCCGAACGCGAAGGTGGCGTCTCGCCCCGCGTGGCGCCGTTTGCCGACCTGCGTGACGTAGGTAGCCTGCTGCAGCGCGCGGGCTTTGCCTTGCCCGTCACCGACGTCGATCGCATCGTGGTGCGCTACGACGATGCGTTCGCGCTGATGGCCGATCTCCGGCGGATGGGCGCCACCAACGTCCTCTTCGAGCGGCGGCGGACGCCGACCCGCCGCGCCACGCTACTGCGGATGGCGCAGATTTACGGCGAACGGTTTGCGGATGGGGACGGCCGCATCCGCGCGACTTTTGACGTGATCTGGCTGTCCGGCTGGGCGCCACATGAGAGCCAGCAGCAGCCGTTGCGGCCGGGCTCGGCGAAGGCGAGCCTGGCGGAGGCGGTGAGGAGGCCTCGGCGGTAG
- the prfA gene encoding peptide chain release factor 1 — protein sequence MSMLPEAKLDILLAHHASLEAQLLGQVNSESYVRITRELAELNPLIDAVKAYRSANKEIAGIDTLISDPATEPEMRGMAEAERETLAAKSLELAQKIRVALLPKDAMDDRNVVLEIRAGTGGDEASLFAGDLFRMYERFAALQGWKVEVISASEGTVGGYKEIIAEVQGRGAFAKLKFESGVHRVQRVPDTETQGRIHTSAATVAVLPEVEDVDVDIKNDDLRIETMRAQGAGGQHVNKTESAIRITHIPTGIVVMMQDSRSQHKNRASAMNILRSRIYDAERQRVDAARSADRREKVGSGDRSERIRTYNFPQGRVTDHRINLTLYKLPQVMAGEALGELIDALTTEHQAAQLAAQGAAA from the coding sequence ATGTCCATGCTCCCCGAAGCCAAACTCGATATCCTGCTGGCGCACCACGCTTCGCTGGAGGCGCAGTTGCTCGGCCAGGTGAATTCGGAAAGCTATGTGCGGATCACCCGCGAGCTCGCCGAGCTCAATCCGCTGATCGATGCGGTGAAAGCCTACCGCTCAGCGAATAAGGAAATCGCCGGCATCGACACCCTAATATCGGACCCCGCGACCGAACCGGAGATGCGCGGCATGGCGGAAGCCGAGCGCGAGACACTCGCCGCAAAAAGCCTCGAGCTCGCCCAGAAAATCCGCGTCGCGCTGCTCCCCAAGGACGCCATGGACGACCGCAACGTGGTCCTGGAAATCCGCGCCGGCACTGGTGGCGACGAGGCCTCGCTGTTCGCCGGCGATCTGTTCCGGATGTATGAGCGCTTTGCGGCCTTGCAGGGCTGGAAGGTCGAGGTGATCTCGGCCAGCGAAGGCACCGTGGGCGGCTATAAGGAAATCATCGCCGAGGTGCAGGGCCGCGGCGCGTTCGCAAAACTGAAATTCGAATCCGGCGTGCACCGGGTGCAACGCGTGCCCGACACCGAGACGCAGGGCCGCATTCACACTTCGGCGGCAACGGTTGCGGTATTGCCGGAAGTCGAAGACGTTGACGTCGACATCAAGAATGACGATTTGCGGATCGAGACCATGCGCGCGCAGGGCGCGGGCGGCCAGCACGTCAACAAGACCGAATCAGCGATTCGCATCACCCATATCCCGACCGGCATCGTGGTGATGATGCAGGACAGCCGCTCCCAGCACAAAAACCGGGCGTCGGCGATGAACATCCTGCGCTCGCGCATCTATGATGCCGAACGCCAGCGCGTCGACGCCGCGCGCTCGGCCGACCGCCGTGAAAAGGTCGGCTCCGGCGACCGAAGCGAGCGCATCCGCACCTATAATTTTCCGCAAGGCCGCGTCACCGACCACCGCATCAACCTCACGCTTTATAAATTGCCGCAAGTGATGGCGGGCGAAGCCCTGGGCGAGTTGATCGACGCGCTGACCACCGAGCATCAAGCCGCCCAACTCGCCGCTCAAGGTGCGGCGGCGTGA
- the grxC gene encoding glutaredoxin 3: MTAAIEIYTRPGCGYCSAAKSLLTRKKAAFTEFDVAIDPALRQEMWDRAGAGSTFPQIFIGELHVGGCDELYALDRAGNLDPLLSGEKASS, translated from the coding sequence ATGACCGCTGCCATCGAAATTTACACCCGTCCGGGCTGCGGCTATTGCAGCGCCGCTAAATCGCTATTGACGCGGAAAAAGGCCGCGTTCACGGAATTCGATGTCGCCATCGACCCGGCGCTCCGTCAGGAGATGTGGGATCGCGCCGGAGCCGGCTCGACCTTTCCGCAGATTTTCATCGGCGAGCTCCATGTCGGCGGTTGCGACGAGCTTTACGCGCTGGACCGCGCCGGCAATCTCGATCCATTGCTCTCGGGCGAAAAGGCTAGTTCATGA
- a CDS encoding aspartate kinase, translated as MGRLVMKFGGTSVANIDRIRNVARHVKREVDAGHDVAVVVSAMAGKTNELVDWCREASPMHDAREYDAVVASGEQVTAGLLAIVLQGLGIQARSWQGWQIPIKTSDAHASARILEIDGAELINRFSERKEVAVIAGFQGIYPQTGRITTLGRGGSDTSAVAVAAAIKADRCDIYTDVDGVYTTDPRVVPKARRLERIAFEDMLELASQGAKVLQVRSVELGMVHSMPIFVRSSFDKPEDIDPHANQPPGTLICNEEEIMENHVVTGIAFTKDEAQISVRQIEDKPGVAASIFGPLADANINVDMIVQNVSEDGKTTDLTFTVPASDYTRARDTITAAKSKIGYARLDSATDVAKVSVIGSGMRSHAGVAAQAFSALAARKINIRAITTSEIKFSVLIDAAYTELAVRTLHTLYGLDQA; from the coding sequence ATGGGCCGCCTCGTGATGAAATTCGGCGGCACATCCGTCGCCAATATCGACCGCATCCGTAACGTCGCGCGCCACGTCAAGCGCGAGGTCGATGCCGGCCATGACGTCGCCGTGGTGGTGTCGGCGATGGCCGGCAAGACCAATGAACTGGTGGATTGGTGCCGCGAGGCGTCTCCCATGCATGACGCGCGCGAATACGACGCGGTGGTGGCCTCCGGCGAACAGGTCACCGCCGGGCTTTTGGCGATCGTGCTGCAGGGGCTCGGCATCCAGGCGCGCTCCTGGCAGGGCTGGCAGATACCGATCAAAACCAGCGACGCCCATGCTTCCGCGCGGATCCTCGAGATCGACGGCGCCGAACTGATCAATCGTTTCAGCGAGCGCAAGGAAGTCGCGGTGATTGCCGGCTTCCAGGGCATCTACCCGCAGACCGGACGAATCACCACGCTCGGGCGCGGCGGTTCGGACACCTCGGCGGTCGCGGTCGCCGCCGCCATCAAGGCCGACCGCTGCGATATCTACACCGACGTCGACGGCGTCTATACCACCGACCCCCGCGTGGTCCCGAAGGCGCGCCGGCTGGAGCGGATCGCGTTCGAGGATATGCTGGAACTGGCGTCGCAGGGCGCCAAGGTGCTGCAGGTCCGTTCGGTGGAACTCGGCATGGTGCACTCTATGCCGATCTTCGTCCGTTCCAGTTTCGACAAGCCGGAGGATATCGACCCGCACGCCAACCAGCCGCCGGGCACGCTGATCTGCAACGAGGAGGAGATCATGGAAAACCACGTCGTCACCGGCATCGCCTTCACCAAGGACGAAGCGCAGATTTCCGTCCGCCAGATCGAGGACAAGCCGGGGGTTGCCGCCTCGATCTTCGGACCCTTGGCGGACGCCAACATCAATGTCGACATGATCGTGCAGAACGTCTCGGAGGACGGCAAGACCACCGACCTGACCTTCACGGTGCCGGCGTCCGACTATACCCGCGCTCGCGACACCATCACCGCGGCCAAAAGCAAGATCGGCTATGCCCGGCTCGACAGCGCGACCGACGTGGCCAAGGTCTCGGTGATCGGCAGCGGCATGCGCAGCCATGCGGGTGTGGCGGCGCAGGCGTTTTCCGCGCTTGCCGCGCGCAAGATCAACATCCGCGCCATCACCACCTCCGAGATCAAATTCTCGGTCTTGATCGACGCCGCCTATACCGAACTTGCGGTCCGCACGCTGCACACGCTCTACGGGCTCGACCAGGCGTGA
- a CDS encoding GcrA family cell cycle regulator, producing the protein MPAKQPTWTDERLERLKSHFEAGLTCREIACDIGVSRNAVIGKLSRLNLTSERSSKARRPTEKDAAKAGRPKTVPRGPRRQYQMLKALYGAPHAAVDDAPIQSAHCCSLLELSEERCRWPISTPGAADFCFCGNTPLDGLPYCAGHTRLAYRPGSRQRVARG; encoded by the coding sequence ATGCCCGCCAAACAACCCACCTGGACCGACGAACGCCTCGAACGCTTGAAAAGCCACTTTGAAGCCGGGTTGACCTGCCGCGAGATCGCCTGCGACATCGGGGTGAGCCGCAACGCGGTCATCGGCAAGCTCTCCCGCCTCAATCTGACGAGCGAGAGAAGCAGCAAAGCACGACGCCCGACTGAAAAGGATGCCGCCAAGGCAGGCCGCCCGAAAACGGTGCCAAGGGGTCCAAGGCGGCAATATCAGATGCTCAAGGCCTTGTACGGCGCGCCGCATGCTGCGGTCGACGACGCTCCGATCCAGAGCGCCCATTGCTGCTCGCTGCTGGAGTTGAGCGAGGAGCGATGCCGCTGGCCGATCAGCACCCCGGGCGCCGCGGATTTCTGCTTTTGCGGCAACACGCCGCTCGATGGCCTGCCCTATTGCGCCGGCCACACAAGGCTCGCCTACCGGCCGGGCTCCCGCCAGCGCGTCGCGCGGGGGTGA
- a CDS encoding carbon-nitrogen hydrolase family protein, translating into MSADQTFTAAMVQMRTGLLPEPSLEQGTKLIREAVAQGADYVLTPEVSNMMQLNRKALFEHLASEEDDLSLKAYRALAAELKIHLHIGSLALRASPERAVNRSFLIGPDGNVIACYDKIHMFDIDLPDGESYRESANYQPGETAVISDLPWGRIGLTICYDVRFPALYRALAESGASFLTVPSAFTRKTGEAHWHVLLRARAIETGCFVFAAAQGGMHENKRETFGHSLIVAPWGEVLAEGGVEPGVFLATIDPAKVETARKTVPSLQHGRRFSVVDPKAGPEHLHLVRGSA; encoded by the coding sequence ATGAGCGCTGACCAAACTTTCACCGCCGCGATGGTGCAGATGCGCACCGGCCTGTTGCCCGAGCCTAGTCTCGAGCAGGGAACAAAACTGATTCGCGAAGCTGTGGCGCAGGGCGCCGACTACGTGCTCACCCCCGAGGTGAGCAACATGATGCAGCTCAATCGCAAGGCGCTGTTCGAGCATCTCGCCAGCGAGGAGGACGACCTTTCGCTGAAAGCCTATCGCGCGCTCGCGGCGGAACTGAAGATCCATCTTCATATCGGCTCGCTGGCGCTGCGCGCTTCCCCCGAGCGCGCCGTCAACCGTTCGTTCCTGATCGGGCCGGATGGCAACGTGATCGCGTGCTACGACAAGATCCATATGTTCGACATCGATCTGCCTGACGGCGAGAGCTATCGCGAATCCGCCAATTATCAGCCGGGCGAAACGGCCGTGATCTCGGACCTGCCATGGGGCCGCATCGGGCTCACGATCTGCTACGACGTGCGTTTTCCGGCGCTTTATCGCGCGCTAGCCGAAAGCGGCGCCTCGTTCCTCACCGTGCCTTCCGCCTTCACCCGGAAAACCGGCGAAGCGCACTGGCACGTGCTGCTGCGCGCCCGCGCCATCGAGACCGGCTGCTTCGTGTTCGCGGCAGCCCAAGGCGGCATGCACGAGAACAAGCGCGAGACGTTTGGCCATTCGCTGATCGTCGCCCCCTGGGGCGAGGTGCTGGCCGAAGGCGGCGTCGAGCCCGGCGTGTTCCTGGCGACGATCGATCCGGCAAAAGTCGAGACCGCGCGGAAAACCGTGCCGTCGCTGCAGCACGGACGGCGTTTCAGCGTGGTCGATCCGAAAGCGGGACCAGAGCATCTGCACCTGGTGCGGGGATCGGCATGA
- the ubiG gene encoding bifunctional 2-polyprenyl-6-hydroxyphenol methylase/3-demethylubiquinol 3-O-methyltransferase UbiG: MAMQQNSSANIPTRTATTVDPAEIAKFSKLSQEWWDPHGKMAPLHKINPLRLSYIRDAACRKFERNVKSLNCLSGLRILDIGCGAGLLCEPFTRLGAQVIGVDPSASNIAAAKLHADRAQLSIDYRCTTVEEMDVRERFDIVLAMEVVEHVSDVGMFLNRCAAMLKPGGIMVLSTLNRNWKSFALAIVGAEYVLRWLPRGTHQWDKFLTPDELAQHLANNKLAITEQAGVVYSPFADRWSLSSDMDVNYMVVAEAM, translated from the coding sequence ATGGCCATGCAGCAGAATTCTTCCGCGAATATTCCCACGCGCACGGCGACCACGGTCGACCCCGCGGAAATCGCCAAATTCTCAAAACTGTCTCAGGAATGGTGGGACCCCCACGGCAAGATGGCGCCGCTGCACAAGATCAATCCATTGCGGCTGAGCTATATCCGCGACGCCGCCTGCCGCAAGTTCGAGCGCAACGTCAAAAGCCTGAATTGCCTGTCGGGCCTGCGCATCCTCGATATCGGCTGCGGCGCCGGCCTATTGTGCGAGCCGTTCACACGGCTCGGCGCGCAGGTGATCGGGGTCGATCCGTCCGCCTCCAACATCGCCGCCGCCAAGCTGCATGCCGACCGGGCGCAATTGTCGATCGATTATCGCTGCACCACCGTTGAAGAGATGGACGTGCGCGAGCGCTTCGACATCGTGCTGGCCATGGAGGTGGTCGAGCATGTCAGCGACGTCGGCATGTTCCTCAACCGCTGCGCGGCGATGCTGAAACCCGGCGGCATCATGGTGCTCTCGACCTTGAACCGCAACTGGAAGAGCTTTGCGCTTGCCATCGTCGGCGCCGAATACGTCCTGCGCTGGCTGCCGCGCGGCACCCATCAATGGGACAAGTTCTTGACCCCCGACGAACTCGCCCAGCACCTCGCCAACAACAAGCTCGCCATCACCGAACAGGCCGGCGTGGTCTACTCCCCCTTCGCCGACCGCTGGAGCCTCTCCTCCGACATGGACGTGAACTACATGGTGGTGGCGGAGGCGATGTAG
- a CDS encoding PH domain-containing protein, producing the protein MGRYIDDILQPGEKVLYSTNAHWIFYLPAIAAWIVAIVLFALSRMTATEGIVLLCLSASAVVAIVALYWTLKAWFHRWTTETDVTNMRVVHKAGFIKRRTFEMSLDKVESVDVNQTILGRLLNYGSVTVRGVGEGSETIDTIASPLDFRNHITAR; encoded by the coding sequence ATGGGGCGTTATATCGACGATATCCTGCAGCCCGGTGAGAAGGTGCTGTATTCGACCAATGCCCACTGGATTTTCTATTTGCCGGCGATTGCGGCCTGGATCGTGGCGATCGTCCTGTTCGCGCTGTCGCGCATGACCGCCACCGAGGGTATCGTGCTGTTGTGCCTGTCGGCGTCCGCCGTGGTCGCGATCGTGGCGCTGTATTGGACCTTGAAGGCCTGGTTCCATCGCTGGACCACCGAGACCGACGTCACCAATATGCGGGTGGTGCACAAGGCCGGCTTCATCAAACGCCGCACCTTCGAGATGAGCCTCGACAAGGTCGAGAGCGTCGACGTCAACCAGACGATCCTCGGCCGCCTGCTCAATTACGGCAGCGTCACGGTGCGCGGCGTCGGCGAGGGTTCCGAGACGATCGACACCATCGCTTCGCCGCTCGACTTCCGCAATCACATCACCGCGCGATAA
- the ptsP gene encoding phosphoenolpyruvate--protein phosphotransferase, which produces MRSASGGPRVLLRRLRETMAEQVSAQERLDKIVVLIAANMVAEVCSTYVLRVDNTLELYATEGLNRDAVHRTVLSAHEGLVGLVASEATPLNLSDAQSHPAFSFRPETGEEIYHSFLGVPILRAGNTLGVLVVQNRAKRTYVEEEVEALQTTAMVLAEMIASGELSALAQPGAEPAARHSLHKTGAILSDGIALGHVVLHEPRVVITNYIAEDLPKEIKRLDTALTKLRADLDRMLERGDVAESGEHRDVLEAYRMFANDHGWSHRLHEAVATGLTAEAAVERVQSDTRARMLRSTDPYLRDRLHDLEDLGHRLMRQLVGQDHAPSRELLPDNAILIARAMGPAALLDYDRKRLRGLVLEEGTANSHVSIVARALGIPAVGEVPNAPGIADPGDAIIVDGTSGSIYVRPSAEIESAYAERVRFRARRQAQYSALRDKPCVTKDGQPVELMINAGLAIDLPHIDDTGSAGIGLFRTELQFMVGQSLPRTSDQLALYRTVLDAAGTKPVTFRTLDIGGDKALPYMETVIEENPALGWRAIRLGLDRPGLLRGQIRALLRAGGGRALRIMFPMISEVAEFDQAKGMVERELTYLRQHGHALPERIDVGTMVEVPALLYQMDELLKRVDFVSVGSNDLFQFLFAVDRGNAKVSERFDTMSAPILRALRDIVRKANAAKKSASLCGEMASKPIGALALIALGYRSLSLSATGHGPVKAMILDLDAKKAEAMMMPLLDAPAGSVSIRDKLTAFAEAEGLSL; this is translated from the coding sequence ATGCGGAGCGCGTCGGGAGGACCCCGCGTCTTGTTGCGACGGCTCCGCGAAACCATGGCGGAGCAAGTCTCAGCCCAGGAACGACTGGACAAGATCGTGGTGCTGATCGCGGCCAATATGGTGGCCGAGGTCTGCTCGACCTATGTGCTGCGCGTCGACAACACGCTCGAGCTCTACGCCACCGAAGGTCTCAACCGCGACGCGGTGCACCGCACCGTGCTGAGCGCGCATGAGGGCCTGGTCGGTCTGGTCGCGAGCGAGGCGACCCCGCTCAATCTGAGCGACGCGCAAAGCCACCCGGCGTTCTCGTTCCGCCCGGAGACCGGCGAAGAAATTTATCACTCGTTCCTCGGCGTTCCCATTTTGCGGGCCGGCAATACGCTCGGCGTGTTGGTGGTGCAGAACCGCGCCAAGCGCACCTATGTCGAGGAAGAGGTCGAGGCGCTGCAGACCACCGCGATGGTGCTCGCCGAGATGATCGCCTCGGGCGAGCTCTCCGCCCTCGCCCAGCCCGGCGCGGAGCCTGCCGCGCGCCATTCGCTGCACAAGACCGGCGCCATCCTGTCCGACGGCATCGCGCTCGGCCATGTCGTGCTGCACGAGCCACGCGTCGTTATCACCAATTACATCGCCGAAGACCTGCCGAAAGAGATAAAACGGCTCGACACCGCGCTGACAAAACTGCGCGCCGACCTCGACCGCATGCTGGAGCGCGGGGACGTCGCCGAAAGCGGCGAGCACCGCGACGTGCTGGAAGCCTACCGCATGTTCGCCAACGATCACGGCTGGTCGCACCGGCTGCATGAGGCGGTCGCCACCGGATTGACGGCCGAGGCCGCCGTCGAGCGCGTGCAGTCCGATACCCGCGCCCGCATGCTGCGTTCCACCGATCCTTATCTGCGCGACCGCCTGCACGATCTCGAAGATCTCGGGCATCGCTTGATGCGGCAACTGGTCGGGCAGGATCACGCGCCGTCGCGGGAGCTATTGCCCGACAATGCCATCCTGATCGCGCGCGCGATGGGACCCGCGGCGCTACTCGACTACGATCGCAAACGGCTGCGCGGATTGGTGCTGGAGGAAGGCACCGCCAATTCCCACGTCTCGATCGTGGCGCGTGCGCTCGGCATTCCCGCGGTCGGCGAGGTGCCGAACGCGCCGGGCATCGCCGATCCCGGCGATGCCATCATCGTCGACGGCACCTCGGGCTCGATCTATGTGCGCCCCTCGGCCGAGATCGAATCGGCCTATGCGGAGCGGGTACGGTTCCGCGCGCGGCGCCAGGCGCAATATTCGGCGCTGCGCGACAAGCCCTGCGTCACCAAGGACGGCCAGCCTGTCGAGCTGATGATCAATGCGGGGCTCGCCATCGACCTGCCGCATATCGACGACACCGGCAGCGCCGGCATCGGACTGTTTCGCACCGAACTGCAATTCATGGTCGGCCAGAGCCTGCCGCGCACCTCCGACCAGCTCGCGCTGTATCGCACGGTGCTGGACGCCGCCGGCACAAAGCCCGTGACGTTCCGCACCCTCGACATCGGCGGCGACAAGGCGCTGCCCTATATGGAAACCGTGATCGAGGAAAATCCCGCGCTCGGCTGGCGCGCGATCCGGCTTGGCCTCGATCGGCCCGGGCTGTTGCGCGGCCAGATCCGCGCGCTGCTCCGCGCCGGCGGCGGCCGCGCGCTGCGCATCATGTTTCCGATGATTTCCGAAGTCGCCGAGTTCGACCAGGCCAAGGGGATGGTCGAGCGCGAACTGACCTATCTGCGCCAGCACGGCCACGCGCTGCCCGAGCGCATCGACGTCGGCACCATGGTGGAAGTTCCGGCGCTGCTCTATCAGATGGACGAGCTCTTGAAGCGGGTCGATTTCGTCTCGGTCGGGTCCAACGATTTGTTTCAGTTCCTGTTCGCGGTCGACCGCGGCAACGCAAAGGTCTCCGAGCGGTTCGACACCATGTCGGCGCCGATCTTGCGGGCGCTGCGCGATATCGTCCGCAAAGCCAATGCGGCGAAGAAATCCGCCTCCCTGTGCGGCGAGATGGCCTCGAAACCGATCGGCGCGCTGGCGCTGATCGCCTTGGGCTACCGTTCGCTGTCGCTTTCCGCCACAGGCCACGGTCCGGTCAAGGCGATGATCCTCGACCTCGACGCCAAAAAGGCCGAAGCGATGATGATGCCGCTGCTTGATGCGCCGGCCGGCAGTGTGTCGATCCGCGATAAGCTGACTGCATTTGCCGAGGCTGAGGGGCTGTCGTTGTAG